Proteins encoded by one window of Aspergillus puulaauensis MK2 DNA, chromosome 4, nearly complete sequence:
- a CDS encoding uncharacterized protein (COG:G;~EggNog:ENOG410PM7T;~InterPro:IPR013785,IPR001585;~PFAM:PF00923;~go_function: GO:0003824 - catalytic activity [Evidence IEA];~go_process: GO:0005975 - carbohydrate metabolic process [Evidence IEA]) has translation MARPPPRAIVKIDIDCMDPAEAHRLLPFKPYDQTSNQRLVYEQIISPENRALLVQAAREYQHKGWEAILDRMSALLCAKNFHNIQGRVLLQTSAYHAYDTQKVVDHAWSYVRELEDVGIPRDRVCIKIPSTGPALNASPILRKDGIRTLGTSLFSLTQAIAASQAGCLSISPYYNLPWYHADPDQWPNVEDPALDHPMTPRVIQIIETYRRLRKETGKEHPMLKPASFKSPREAMAMGELGCEHATIPKDILQQLALLSLDRNPPPGEGPSNDSATPPRLAHLATKDPLAAPDWSGELASTDIDYLVDNGAALTKAIDEDPITKRGIREALEVFKANELQSKNAIEEVLKQV, from the exons ATGGCTCGACCTCCTCCAAGAGCAAT AGTGAAAATCGATATCGACTGCATGGACCCCGCCGAAGCGCACAGATTACTCCCTTTCAAGCCATATGATCAGACAAGCAACCAACGCCTAGTCTACGAACAGATAATATCCCCCGAGAACCGCGCCCTACTCGTCCAAGCCGCCCGAGAGTATCAGCATAAAGGCTGGGAGGCGATTCTCGACCGGATG AGCGCCCTCCTCTGCGCAAAGAACTTCCACAACATCCAAGGCCGAGTCCTGCTGCAGACCTCGGCTTACCACGCCTACGACACGCAAAAGGTAGTCGACCACGCGTGGTCGTATGTGCGAGAGCTCGAGGATGTTGGAATACCCAGGGACCGCGTATGCATCAAGATCCCCTCTACTGGGCCTGCCTTGAACGCGAGCCCGATTCTGCGCAAAGATGGCATTCGCACTCTGGGCACTTCGTTGTTTTCGCTTACCCAGGCTATTGCGGCGAGTCAGGCAGGGTGCCTTTCTATAAGCCCTTATTATAACT TACCCTGGTACCATGCGGATCCTGATCAGTGGCCTAATGTAGAAGACCCAGCGCTTGATCATCCCATGACACCGAGAGTTATCCAGATCATCGAGACTTACCGGCGTCTTCGCAAGGAGACTGGCAAAGAGCATCCTATGCTCAAGCCAGCGAG CTTCAAGTCTCCGCGAgaggcaatggcaatggGCGAACTAGGATGCGAGCACGCAACCATTCCCAAGGACATTCTCCAGCAGCTCGCTCTACTCAGTCTAGACAGAAACCCGCCCCCTGGTGAAGGTCCCAGTAACGATAGCGCAACTCCGCCCCGGCTTGCTCACCTGGCCACAAAGGACCCCCTTGCTGCCCCTGACTGGTCAGGGGAACTGGCATCAACGGATATAGACTACCTGGTCGACAATGGGGCGGCCTTGACAAAGGCCATTGATGAGGATCCGATAACAAAGAGGGGCATTCGCGAAGCGCTCGAGGTGTTCAAGGCTAATGAGTTGCAGAGCAAGAACGCGATTGAGGAGGTTTTGAAGCAGGTATAA
- a CDS encoding uncharacterized protein (COG:Q;~EggNog:ENOG410PKA8;~InterPro:IPR002347,IPR036291,IPR020904;~PFAM:PF00106,PF13561,PF08659,PF01370;~go_function: GO:0016491 - oxidoreductase activity [Evidence IEA];~go_process: GO:0055114 - oxidation-reduction process [Evidence IEA]) codes for MSTDRSQLTSRIPPLMQLSTGSPSSKTAPPPVSLDTTPSERARQRFAITGNAIVTGGAGGIGSVSCRALLEHGLKGLAIFDLHPDEAQRTIAKLQPDFPEASITFYKVDITNADSVTEAVTSVHDSLGSIDVMVCFAGIAGSVHALDMSPQEWNNMLQVNTTGAFLCAQAAAKYMSHGNGGSIILTSSISGHVVNFPQPQVHYNAAKAAILSMKSSLAAEWARYGIRVNSVSPGYMDTILNEGEGLEVLRQEWAKRNPYGRMGQPEELTGPVILLASRAGSYITGADILVDGGITVF; via the coding sequence ATGTCCACCGACAGGTCACAGCTCACCTCGCGCATTCCTCCCCTAATGCAACTCAGCACTGGCTCGCCCTCGTCCAAAACCGCACCACCCCCAGTCTCGCTGGACACTACACCATCCGAACGAGCCAGGCAACGCTTCGCTATCACCGGAAATGCCATAGTTACCGGCGGTGCAGGGGGCATAGGCTCGGTTTCTTGTCGCGCCCTATTAGAACATGGTTTGAAAGGCCTCGCTATCTTCGACCTACACCCGGATGAAGCCCAGAGAACCATCGCGAAACTCCAGCCTGACTTTCCTGAGGCATCTATAACATTCTACAAAGTAGACATCACGAACGCGGACTCGGTCACGGAGGCTGTCACTAGTGTCCACGATTCCCTCGGGTCCATCGACGTAATGGTCTGCTTCGCCGGGATCGCGGGGTCAGTACACGCCTTGGATATGAGCCCACAGGAATGGAACAATATGCTCCAGGTTAATACGACGGGGGCTTTCCTGTGTGCCCAGGCCGCTGCGAAGTACATGAGCCACGGGAATGGAGGCAGTATTATCCTGACATCGAGTATATCCGGCCACGTCGTCAATTTCCCTCAGCCTCAGGTTCATTATAATGCGGCGAAAGCTGCTATTCTATCTATGAAGTCTTCGCTAGCGGCTGAGTGGGCTAGATATGGTATTCGGGTTAATAGTGTCAGTCCTGGATATATGGATACGATTCTGAATGAGGGGGAGGGACTCGAAGTGTTGCGGCAGGAGTGGGCGAAGCGGAATCCGTACGGGCGCATGGGCCAGCCGGAGGAATTGACTGGGCCTGTTATTTTGCTGGCGAGCAGGGCTGGGAGTTATATCACTGGTGCTGATATTCTTGTTGACGGTGGCATTACTGTGTTTTGA
- a CDS encoding uncharacterized protein (COG:S;~EggNog:ENOG410PYDX) has protein sequence MPDPFSAISGAAGVVSLGLTACQGLVAYYGPFKSFSTEAESFITSVNGLSATLELLKSRITRLQNPLNPFVADELRLVTNRINDCEGALQHLSQTLKKCQGYDPAGMITRRGKAFARAQYPFKRGTLVFLTQTVMGLQSNLDIALHALQLAMSHCIQQQNTSFLAVSRSMASDIATVPASLQHLHSNQQEILQIVTSIQQLQFTSIDQSTPRPGSNRAIPSRRQIAGRTALITPNQDSVETNCTCTRTGSWLFRSGGMLSGIRGHQFGCPKYYEREVTTLVNGKFTILNGFLGCSAYVSVSVVRENAGVTIKPTINIWPVVDGNSPAFQLLGKVGKYKSVSDVLAELRSLFDQGKASPRDTLPNGKTLIHAALEDLPYAPQFLLYCQFIEGLMRISPAGLNQQSDRGGTVFDTLLLQGTSRMGHGTSTLGISIPALTSLGTTLLEHGAVVTADLVTELTSVPKLIIRPSTICTPNYLFLPTVIDRCGPEEFPLSRLELAVFQRDEDAVKQLLGRFSPEYTLTERDECAYTSAIGWPHGMRIMLESYIPEFMPYLLHEAITFCQFQSAEIIVDVGQCRISEYSIAEATYHYNPAFFRLLAKSLATQRRHLRQLANQRLSPNHLQDLGVGDSESLLDAQSLRVEEALRESFGVSPPRWNAPLDDRAASVYHLISSNVDAAKALYSEGFTDVNQVNSRGLSPLSLIFVNSSIPGFIVAALLDDQHPLAPPAVQQLHDCVTPVVLRVCTFESLGLRHTCRYHYLFDPELGEVELDDIAEVQAEERLLIEQVKELVSEFELKYRELGVSLPEFLRGYWADRMEEVLAEDFDEDEARAMEEVGVVLDI, from the exons ATGCCCGACCCATTTTCCGCCATCAGCGGGGCAGCTGGTGTGGTTTCTTTGGGCCTTACGGCATGTCAAGGGCTTGTCGCCTACTACGGACCGTTCAAGTCATTCAGCACCGAAGCAGAGAGCTTCATTACGAGCGTGAACGGCCTTAGCGCAACATTGGAACTGTTGAAATCTAGGATCACCCGGCTTCAGAACCCTCTCAACCCATTTGTAGCTGACGAACTGCGCCTCGTGACCAACAGAATCAACGACTGCGAAGGTGCGTTACAGCATCTCTCCCAGACGCTCAAGAAATGTCAAGGATATGATCCAGCGGGGATGATAACAAGGAGAGGAAAGGCATTTGCGAGGGCTCAGTATCCTTTCAAACGCGGGACACTGGTCTTCTTAACGCAGACGGTTATGGGGTTGCAGTCGAATTTGGACATAGCCCTACACGCCCTTCAGCT TGCAATGTCGCACTGCATACAGCAGCAGAATActtccttcctcgccgtctcaCGATCGATGGCCTCTGACATCGCGACTGTCCCAGCCTCTTTGCAACATCTCCACAGCAACCAGCAGGAAATCCTGCAGATAGTAACGAGCATTCAACAACTGCAGTTTACGTCCATTGACCAGTCTACACCACGACCGGGGTCAAACAGAGCTATTCCATCTCGCCGCCAGATTGCAGGTCGAACGGCCCTCATAACCCCGAACCAAGATTCAGTTGAAACAAACTGCACCTGCACCAGGACTGGTAGCTGGCTATTCAGGTCAGGCGGCATGCTATCTGGAATTCGGGGTCATCAGTTCGGGTGCCCCAAATACTACGAGCGAGAGGTCACTACCCTTGTCAATGGCAAGTTCACTATCCTGAACGGGTTTTTGGGCTGCTCAGCATACGTCAGTGTCTCAGTAGTCCGCGAAAACGCCGGCGTCACAATAAAGCCAACCATCAATATTTGGCCTGTGGTAGATGGGAATTCGCCTGCATTCCAACTTCTGGGCAAGGTCGGCAAATATAAGAGCGTAAGCGATGTGTTGGCGGAGTTACGCAGTCTATTCGATCAAGGGAAGGCCTCGCCAAGGGACACACTACCAAATGGAAAAACCCTCATTCAT GCTGCACTCGAAGACCTTCCATACGCTCCTCAGTTCTTGTTGTATTGCCAATTCATCGAAGGTCTGATGCGAATCTCTCCAGCCGGCCTCAACCAGCAGTCAGACCGTGGTGGTACAGTATTTGACACTTTGCTGCTCCAAGGGACCAGTCGTATGGGGCATGGTACCAGTACCCTCGGCATCAGTATCCCTGCATTGACGAGCCTCGGGACGACGCTTCTGGAACATGGAGCCGTGGTTACGGCAGATTTAGTAACGGAGCTGACGAGTGTCCCAAAATTGATTATCCGTCCGTCTACTATTTGCACCCCTAACTATCTTTTTCTCCCCACTGTTATTGACAGATGTGGCCCAgaag AGTTTCCATTGTCCCGACTAGAATTAGCAGTGTTTCAGCGAGATGAAGACGCAGTCAAACAGCTTCTAGGTCGATTTAGTCCTGAGTACACCCTTACCGAGAGGGACGAATGTGCCTATACTTCCGCCATCGGTTGGCCGCATGGCATGCGGATTATGCTGGAATCGTACATTCCAGAGTTCATGCCGTACCTACTTCACGAAGCGATCACTTTTTGTCAGTTTCAGTCAGCGGAAATCATAGTGGATGTTGGCCAATGTCGCATTTCAGAATACTCAATCGCCGAAGCGACCTACCATTATAACCCAGCATTCTTTAGGCTGCTGGCCAAGAGTCTAGCCACCCAAAGACGCCATCTCCGACAACTAGCTAACCAACGTCTCTCACCTAATCATCTACAGGATTTGGGCGTGGGTGATTCGGAGAGTCTCCTTGATGCCCAGTCGTTGAGAGTGGAAGAGGCATTACGCGAATCTTTCGGTGTCAGCCCCCCAAGATGGAATGCACCGCTAGATGATCGTGCCGCTAGTGTTTACCACTTGATTAGCTCCAATGTAGATGCCGCAAAGGCTCTTTACAGTGAGGGATTCACAGACGTTAACCAAGTGAACTCACGTGGACTAAGTCCTTT GTCACTGATCTTCGTTAATTCTTCAATTCCTGGGTTTATCGTCGCCGCTCTCTTGGATGACCAGCATCCATTAGCTCCCCCTGCAGTCCAACAGTTACACGACTGTGTCACCCCTGTTGTGCTCCGCGTATGCACGTTTGAGAGCCTGGGTCTTCGCCATACCTGCCGCTATCACTACCTCTTTGACCCCGAGCTTGGAGAAGTAGAGTTGGATGATATAGCGGAAGTCCAGGCAGAAGAACGGTTACTAATTGAGCAAGTGAAAGAGCTCGTTTCAGAGTTCGAGTTGAAATATCGCGAATTGGGTGTATCACTTCCAGAGTTCCTGCGAGGGTACTGGGCTGACCGAATGGAGGAGGTGCTCGCGGAAGactttgatgaggatgaagcgcGTGCTatggaggaggttggagtTGTTCTTGATATCTAG
- a CDS encoding uncharacterized protein (COG:S;~EggNog:ENOG410PQSH;~InterPro:IPR011042) → MSSFRSLSRLAIATLFLAWSFPYLQGRLHVLSLLISNSPNKLPEVNKFSTSSLKFQNKIRNCEDGIIVDEGALAILSCDPGRDLWNTVMGTFHPDRDAIPNGKLWIYRYDLPEKSEKALVPVEFDLSAYEGKFSFHPLGVEYHRESGTLVVCNHHIDGSRIEVFTLTLNSKGAVAKHTRSIAHPLLSTPNSVVALNGNEFYITNDHYFRRRYYPALALAETYSGIPGGTVAYVNLAAEPVEVKTVARGPFVNGVTLLNESTVAVALSGAAEVRLYNRLEDNSLQQVDAIRLGFVPDNLSTDKDGSLLIAGHPHPPSLEKTVHARTECKGGDGVVPQECWKSTSPSWVERWTPARGLETLYVSSKEFGSSATAAKDVARNVGIVTGLYENGILVWKE, encoded by the exons ATGTCTTCATTTCGATCCCTGTCGCGCCTTGCCATC GCAACCCTCTTCCTGGCATGGAGCTTCCCCTACCTCCAAGGCCGACTGCATGTGCTCTCGCTCTTAATCTCAAACAGCCCCAATAAACTGCCCGAGGTCAACAAATTCAGCACGTCGTCACTAAAGTTCCAGAACAAAATCCGGAACTGCGAAGATGGAATCATCGTCGACGAAGgcgccctcgccatcctaAGCTGTGACCCAGGCCGCGACCTGTGGAACACAGTTATGGGAACCTTCCACCCAGACCGCGACGCCATTCCAAACGGTAAATTGTGGATTTATCGCTACGATCTCCCCGAGAAATCGGAAAAGGCTCTTGTTCCTGTTGAATTTGATCTCTCGGCTTACGAGGGGAAATTCTCCTTCCACCCGCTCGGCGTCGAGTATCACCGTGAAAGCGGCACGCTGGTCGTGTGTAACCACCACATCGACGGATCGCGTATCGAGGTCTTCACCTTGACTCTGAATTCCAAGGGGGCTGTGGCAAAACATACTCGCTCGATTGCCCACCCTCTCCTCAGTACCCCGAATTCCGTTGTCGCGTTGAATGGGAATGAGTTTTATATCACGAATGACCACTATTTCCGGCGCAGGTACTACCCTGCCCTAGCGCTGGCCGAGACCTATTCCGGTATTCCGGGTGGGACAGTCGCGTATGTAAACCTCGCCGCGGAGCCTGTTGAAGTGAAGACTGTTGCGCGCGGCCCGTTCGTGAATGGGGTTACGTTGCTGAATGAGTCGACTGTTGCGGTTGCGCTTTCAGGGGCGGCAGAGGTTCGACTTTATAATAGGCTTGAGGATAACTCCCTCCAACAGGTTGATGCGATCCGGCTGGGTTTTGTACCGGATAATCTGTCCACTGATAAAGATGGGAGTCTTTTGATTGCGGGACATCCGCACCCGCCGTCGCTGGAGAAGACCGTGCATGCCCGGACGGAGTGTAAGGGTGGAGATGGCGTTGTCCCTCAGGAGTGCTGGAAGTCGACTTCGCCGTCTTGGGTGGAGAGATGGACGCCTGCTAGAGGACTGGAGACTTTGTATGTGTCTAGCAAGGAGTTTGGATCAAGTGCCACGGCGGCGAAGGATGTGGCTAGGAATGTTGGCATAGTGACTGGGTTGTATGAGAATGGAATTCTGGTGTGGAAGGAGTAG
- a CDS encoding uncharacterized protein (COG:S;~EggNog:ENOG410PT45;~InterPro:IPR001810,IPR036047;~go_function: GO:0005515 - protein binding [Evidence IEA]): MGGYDNGCAICGAKVEQLIYDDDDGDNVAHDDVDNNVDEESDDVNEEENDDDEGDDQDNDEDDNENNDDNEDSNNNDQGYDESLIKLKDVLWMKDVRVMSENREALSMNKVFISGLAQYDDWGFFDVEPGNHPNFPTREQMDYDRDGKVNLRCYDWGTDHAFAVAFHAPCLRILEEFVSMQLKAGKIIDEEILYQTFKDFVSEGDDFAQCLTKIDYGIDTTQQYWEPNRGEEYCVMNPMDIPQLQDYYDELPFLQDVDMDTKTHRDVSAAQLSNDPLARLPPELLFAILITLPMASVNSLRAASPAVARLELNNGFWKQKLRYDMPWLFDLPDDGDEELDWAKCYADLRARSQNGSPAQIRALVNRRRIWGVCEQFAPSYCRRKAVKDEERSRSQGSLLSQATSTPIRRLTSPQAKTDSLALALLRSLSDLDHELPTLSVFWTTKGALSGFGVQRANMDTIGSPEKFAIRDEVKVEKNDWIRGFIVTSTKADGDAARRKVVGLKVLFIHGEPIQLGQSNGDHILIHTETDRVLAGLLAQWSPGNPISGLSLLHVPVSKGFPHAAELAKAQAGKPESATGSGSRLWRDHLPPPEMTLSEERLGYWSLDFKGDMVPMEALVFGQDEDELAAITEVAGDVQFGAFEIRYTNKPTKTIGPRPLTMKSLPIDGPGGERIVAVGLTVGHITTSIRFITNYNRQLVLGSCQPNHRSETIYGSTEEKPFRGIYCNWSLRSSPKASLQCIAGLFSPSPEVSAGELPAGPQDTTSDDGPHWWEPCPPPAGWTAVGPIYGAHETPYNPLRPGVSYPTTSAVVAWVDCTRPVRKVQLNVAHRTSNLPFTPTSLILEYTDGSISSIGPIRLASPPDTDGENGFPWCWCSYDIKLPESESPLGKIPHYSAADEWSIEGGAVLDSCRLWVDDDGPLRGIQFVSTDGGESPRWGVCDGEPAVIGFGRQSDSEAGNRAVGLKVFLDSNQRPVTYPDTVIVGIQALAES; the protein is encoded by the exons ATGGGCGGCTACGACAATGGTTGCGCTATTTGCGGCGCTAAGGTAGAACAGCTAATCtacgatgacgatgatggtgACAATGTTGCCCACGACGATGTCGATAATAATGTCGATGAAGAGAGCGACGATGTTAATGAAGAGGAAaacgatgacgacgaaggtGACGACCAAGAcaatgatgaagacgacaatGAAAACAACGACGATAATGAGGAtagcaacaacaacgaccAGGGATACGACGAATCGCTCATCAAACTCAAAGACGTCCTCTGGATGAAGGATGTCCGAGTCATGAGCGAGAACCGCGAAGCCCTGTCCATGAACAA AGTATTTATCTCCGGGCTTGCGCAGTACGATGACTGGGGATTCTTCGATGTGGAGCCTGGAAATCATCCCAACTTTCCAACACGAGAGCAGATGGACTATGACCGGGATGGTAAAGTCAATCTCAGATG CTATGACTGGGGTACAGACCACGCATTCGCAGTTGCGTTCCATGCCCCATGTCTCCGCATCCTCGAGGAATTCGTGTCAATGCAGCTCAAAGCGGGAAAGATCATTGACGAGGAGATCCTGTATCAGACGTTCAAAGACTTCGTAAGTGAGGGCGACGACTTCGCACAATGCCTGACCAAGATTGACTACGGCATCGACACTACGCAGCAGTACTGGGAACCGAACCGTGGCGAGGAGTATTGTGTGATGAACCCCATGGATATCCCACAGTTGCAGGATTATTATGACGAGCTGCCATTTCTGCAGGACGTAGACATGGACACAAAGACCCATAGGGATGTCAGCGCCGCGCAGCTATCCAACGACCCCCTGGCAAGACTACCCCCAGAGCTGCTGTTTGCAATCCTAATAACCTTGCCAATGGCCTCTGTCAACTCCCTCCGAGCTGCCAGCCCAGCCGTCGCCCGGTTAGAGCTGAACAACGGCTTCTGGAAACAAAAGCTTCGATATGACATGCCGTGGCTATTCGACCTACCTgacgatggggatgaagagctgGACTGGGCCAAATGCTACGCGGACCTACGCGCCCGCAGCCAAAATGGCAGTCCTGCTCAGATTCGAGCATTGGTCAACCGGCGAAGAATATGGGGGGTCTGTGAGCAGTTCGCTCCTTCATATTGCAGGAGGAAGGctgtcaaggatgaggaaCGCAGTAGATCACAGGGGTCGTTACTGAGCCAAGCTACATCAACCCCAATACGACGCCTTACTTCGCCACAAGCAAAAACCGACTCTTTGGCCCTAGCGTTGCTCAGGTCTTTGTCGGATCTCGATCATGAACTTCCCACTCTGTCTGTGTTCTGGACCACAAAAGGGGCTCTGTCGGGATTCGGCGTTCAACGGGCAAATATGGACACTATCGGGAGCCCTGAGAAGTTCGCTATACGCGACGAGGTAAAAGTTGAAAAGAATGACTGGATAAGAGGGTTCATTGTGACTTCAACAAAGGCTGATGGAGACGCTGCCCGAAGAAAAGTTGTCGGACTCAAGGTTCTCTTCATACACGGAGAGCCCATCCAGCTAGGGCAAAGCAACGGAGACCACATACTTATCCACACTGAAACCGATCGCGTCTTGGCCGGACTACTCGCGCAGTGGTCGCCAGGGAACCCTATATCAGGGCTTTCACTGCTCCATGTTCCTGTCTCCAAGGGCTTTCCCCATGCAGCAGAACTAGCCAAAGCACAAGCAGGCAAACCAGAATCCGCCACAGGAAGCGGCTCTAGGCTGTGGAGAGACCATCTACCACCACCGGAGATGACCCTTTCAGAGGAGAGACTCGGCTACTGGTCATTGGACTTCAAGGGCGACATGGTACCAATGGAAGCACTTGTGTTCGGacaggacgaggacgaacTCGCAGCCATCACAGAGGTTGCAGGGGATGTCCAGTTTGGTGCCTTCGAAATCCGCTATaccaacaaaccaaccaaAACGATCGGTCCACGCCCACTAACCATGAAATCACTTCCCATTGACGGACCCGGCGGAGAACGCATTGTCGCTGTCGGCTTAACCGTCGGGCATATCACGACCAGCATCCGGTTCATCACGAACTACAACCGCCAGCTCGTCCTCGGGAGTTGCCAGCCCAACCATCGCTCCGAGACTATATATGGCTCGACGGAAGAAAAGCCCTTCCGCGGCATCTACTGCAACTGGTCCTTGCGTTCCTCGCCGAAGGCGAGTCTCCAATGTATCGCCGGCTTGttttctccatctcctgaAGTATCGGCAGGGGAGCTACCAGCAGGACCCCAGGACACCACATCCGATGATGGCCCGCACTGGTGGGAGCCATGTCCTCCACCTGCCGGTTGGACCGCCGTAGGACCTATATATGGAGCCCACGAAACACCCTATAATCCCCTGCGTCCGGGCGTGTCCTATCCAACCACCAGTGCAGTCGTGGCTTGGGTCGACTGTACCCGGCCGGTCCGTAAAGTCCAGCTTAACGTCGCGCACAGAACATCGAACCTCCCCTTTACACCCACTAGTCTGATCCTGGAGTACACAGACGGGTCAATAAGCAGCATCGGACCAATCCGTCTCGCCTCCCCACCGGATACCGACGGCGAGAACGGTTtcccctggtgctggtgcagcTACGATATCAAACTGCCGGAATCTGAGTCCCCTCTCGGGAAGATACCACACTATTCCGCAGCGGACGAGTGGAGCATTGAAGGTGGAGCGGTGCTAGATTCCTGTCGCCTGtgggtggatgatgatggtccATTACGCGGTATTCAGTTTGTTTCTACCGACGGTGGTGAGAGTCCGCGTTGGGGTGTCTGTGATGGCGAGCCTGCGGTGATTGGATTTGGTAGGCAGTCTGACAGTGAAGCTGGGAATAGGGCGGTTGGATTGAAGGTGTTTTTGGATAGTAATCAGAGGCCGGTTACCTATCCGGATACTGTTATTGTTGGGATCCAGGCTTTGGCTGAGTCTTAG